Below is a window of Hyalangium ruber DNA.
GCGCTCCGGGCTCGCATCGAGCAGGGTATTTCCCAGGGGGAGCTGCCGGCGGGCACGGATGCTGTGGCGCTCTCCCGGTATTTCGGCGCCGTATTCCAGGGCATGTCCGTGCAGGCGCAAGATGGCGCGAGCAAGACCGAGCTCCTCGCGCTCGTAGAGATCGCGATGCTGGCCTGGGACAAGGTGGTCCAGCGGTCATCGCCGCCACGAGGCCGTTAAGCGGCGGATGCTATTCGCCCGGATTGCTGGAGCCGAAGGGCCTACCGCCTAGTCAACGGACATGAGCCAGCGAGGGATCGAAAAGAGGAGCCACACGAAGAACGCGACGAGCCCGAGCCCGAGCGCCATCGTGAGGCTCCAGGAGAGCCAGGTCCACCAGCGGCTCTGGCGCTGCACCTCGTCGCAGGTGTCCGAGAAGAGCGAGGTGTCGGCAAACAACCGCCATCCGCCGTCGACCCAGACGAGATCTGTCCCTTTGATCTTTCCCGCGAGCAGTTGCTGTCGAAGTTCGCCTTCGGTCCCTTCGAGTTCGGTGGACTCCACGTGTCGCGTCCCAGAAATGAGGGCGTCGAACACTCCGAGCAGCCGCAGTCCCGCCGAGAGTGGCACGGCGTAGATAAAAGCCAGCGACCCACTGATGACGAAGAAAAACGCTGCGTTCTGCTTGAGGTCCCTTTCGTCTTGCCGCACCTGCGCCTTCCAATTGGAAAAGAAGGCGGCTCCGTCGAAGCGGCTCTTCAGCACGCGATAGCGCAACATCATGGGTGTTACTCGCTGAGAGTGGGAGCCGTGAGAGACCGGAACCGAATCTACGAAAGGTGCTGGCGTCGACACCAGCCTCTCTGCGTACTCCCTCATGCGTGCCGCTCACCGAGCAGCTGGAGGTACCGCTGCCGGCTGATGTTGCGTCCAGTGAGGACGACCACCACGTTCCGAAAGCCCGTCGGTGGGTAGCGCAGGAGCGCCGCGACAGGCGCGGCTCCGGAAGGCTCGACGACGAGCTGGTGCTCCTCCAACAGCCACCCCATGGCGTCGCGAATGTCCGCCTCGGAGACGAGCACCATCCGATCCGCCAGCCGCTGGAGCAGCGGGAATGTCAGCGTATCGGGCTCGGGGTGGGCGCCCAGCCCATCGGCGATGTTTGGACGGGTCTCCACGGCTACGGGCTGGCCCCTCTCCAGCCATGTGGCCATGACGGGGCTGGCCTCGGGTTGGACACCCCAGATACGTGCGTTGGGAGCCTGGTGCTCGAGCACCAGCCCCATCCCCGCCATCAGCCCTCCCCCGCCTACACCGACGACCACCAAATCCACCTCTGGCAGATCCTCGACCAGCTCCAGTCCCACCGTGCCGCCGCCGGCGATGATGTCCGGATCGTTATAGGCGGAGACGAAGAGCTGCGCATGCTCTCGCGCATGCGCGCGGGCGGCCTCGCGTGCCTGCGCCACGGTGTCGAAGAAGTGCAGGCGAGCACCGTTCTGGCGGATGACTTCCACCTTACGCACGTCCGCACCATGAGGGAGGAACAGCTCCGCGGGGGCCCCCAGGACACGCGCGGCGTGGGACAGGCCAATGCCATGTCCCCCCGCCGAGGAGGCCACCACGCCCCGAGCGCGCCGCTCCTCCCCCACCGCCAGGAGCTTGTTGAAGGAGATGCGGGGCTTGAAGCTGCCGGTCACCTGCAGACACTCCAGCTTGAGGAAGGCGCGGGCGCCGATGCGCTCGGAGAGAGCGCGCGACGGTTCCAGCGGCGTGTGCCGGATGAAGGGCGCGATGCGGGTACGCGCAGCCTGGATGGCGGAAAAAGCGGGAGGGTGGAATTCGGTGCTCATGAGGCGACTCCTGCCTGGAACCGGGAGCAAGCGCTGCGGTTCCGGGCACACTCAGAAGTACGAGGGTTCAGGGGCAGAGTGAATGCGCGAATGCGCACAGCTACCCATGCAAGAATGCAGGGGTATGAACTGGGATGACCTCCGATATCTGCTGGCCTTGAGCGAGCACGGCTCGCTCTCGGCGGCGGGCCGTCACCTCCGGGTGGATCAAGCGACCGTGGGCCGGCGGCTGGCGGCGCTTCAACGCGCAGTCGGCATTCCACTCGTGGAGCGCTCCTCGCAAGGCATGCGCCTGACGGCCGCGGGAGAGCAGGCGGTGCTGACAGCCCGCCGGATCGAGGACACCACCGCCGCGCTCGCGCGCCAGCTCGCCGAAGCGGAGCCGCGCGTGGCGGGCACCGTCCGAGTCACCGCGCCCGATACCGTGGCGAGCCAACTCCTGGCGCCGAACCTGGCGCTGCTGCGAGAGCGCCATCCGGAGCTACAAGTGGAGCTGCTGGCCAGCTCGCGTGCCGTCAACCTCGCGCGCCAGGAGGCCGATGTGGCCGTCCGCCTCTTCCGCCCGCTGGAACCCACGCTGGCCGTGCGCCGTCTGGGGACGCTGGCATTTGCCCTCTATGCCTCACCCGACTACGTGCGTCGGCGGGGGCGCCCCCGCCTCGATGCGCTACGCGAGCATGTGCTCGTCACGGATGATGCCTCCGTGCCCGGAACCGCCGAGAAGCAGTGGCTGGAGGAAGTCGGGCAAGGGGCCTCCGTGGCCCTGAGGAGCAACACCCGGTATGCGCTGCTCACCGCGGCCCGGGCGGGCGTGGGACTGGCCCTGCTGCCCTGCTACCTGGGGGATACCGAGCCGGGCCTGCTCCGGGTGTGTCCACCGGAGAAAGTGCCCCCACGCGAGGCCTGGCTGGTCGTACATCAGGACCTTCAGCGAGTGCCGCGTGTGCGCGCCGTCATCGACTTCCTGGGAGAGGTCTTCACCCGCGAGGTGCCACGTCTCCGAGGAGATAAGCCCGCGGTGGGTACGCGTCGGAAGCGGCGCTAAGGGCGAAGAGGGCGCCCCAGCGCCAGCCTGAGTAGCCGCTCCCTCGGCATGGAGGATGTCGTCCCATCCCTCGGGGCGTCTCCTGCGGCGGACCGTTCCCCAGTGCGACCGGACTCCCTGGGAAGAGGGCCCCCAGCGCATGCCTGCCCTCTGATCCGTGACGTGCTTGGAAGCGACAGCGTGGCCAATCCCTTGCTGTGGCCTGTCCACATGCCGTGAAAGGAGCCCTACCGTGCGAGCCGCGCTGCTTCCTCCCTCTCCTCTCAAGGGAGCCTTGCTTCTCGGATGCCTGCTCTTCACCACCAGCCTCTTCGCCGCGCAGCCGCTGGCCCCCATTGGGGACAGCCAGGCGTTGACGTCCCCGGCCCAGCGGCACGTGGTGAGGCTCGCACCGCCAGAAGGGAGCGCGGTCTGGTTGGTGGCACTCCAACAGCAGGGGCAGCAGGGCCGAGGCCTCGGCCTGTTCCGCAGCGATGACGAGGGCCAGACGTGGAGCTACCTCGGCCCCCTCCAGAACGACCCGACCCACCGTGACACGGCGGACCTACTCGCCGTGGGTTCGGATGTGGCCCTGGTTTATTCCTATGAAGGCTCCACCTTCTCCGGCTCTTCCCGACACGACGTGTCCTTCCAGTGGTGGCGCTACCAGGCGAGCACCCGGACCTGGACGCCCTCCGCCGCCGTACGCGTCTTCGATTCCCCGAACAGCAGCACCGGCTACAGCCGCGCGGAGCTCACCCGGGACTCCCAGGGTCGACTGTGGGTACAGGCCTTCCGCCTGGAAGCGGATGGCTCCAACACCGCCGTCCTCGCCGTGAGCACGGATGGAGGCCGCACCTTCCAGCCCCAACAGCCCCTGGTCACCCTGCCCCGGCGCGGCGGCGGCAGGATCCTGCACCTGGGAGACCGGCTCCTCTTCCTCTATGGGCAACAGGGAACCGGCCCCGCCTGGTTCCGGGTGCGCAAGGACAGCGCGCCGCTCGACTCCTGGGAGCCGCAGCAGCAAGCCTTTCCGGAGGGCATCTACCAAGGGTTCTCCCTCAGCGCGGTGTCCCCCGGCGGAGGGCGCATGCACCTCGTCTACAAGTCCTCCGGAGAGCGGCTCTTCTACCGGGCCTTCAACGGCACGGCGTTCGATCCTCCCATCACCCTGGAGAGCTCCGGGGACTGGGCCCTCCAGCCCGCTGTCACCCTCGTTGGCGATGAGCTCGTTGTCTTCGCCAATCCCCCCATCACCTTGAACACCCACCACACGCTGTCGGCACGGGTGCTCACCGGAGGCAGCGTCAACCCGCCCCAGGTGCTGGAGCGCTCGATCCGCTTCCGAGGCTACCTCGCGGCCCCCGAGCGCCTCCCCGCCTCGGTCACCCGCGTGCCCTGCTTCAGCGCGGAGACAGCCGACCCGAACTCGGCCGGAATGGCCTCCGTCACCTTCTTCGAGCGGGGCGAGGCGAGACCTCGCCTGGAGGTGGTCCATACCAACACCACCCACCGCTTCCTCACGCTCGCCCCTTCGGGCGCGGCGTATGCGCTGCAGCTGAACGACTCTTCGAACCGCCTCTACATGAGCACCGATGGCGCGCGGACCTGGAGCTTCAAGGGACAACTCCCGCAGGGAGGCTCCTTCCGCTTCATGGCTGCGCTCTCCGACGGGACGCTGCTGGCCCACTCCTCCCGCGATGGACGCAACTACATCGCTCGCTCGGGAGACGGCGGCGCGACCTGGAGCGAGGTCCTCCTGCTCGGCGACTACCGCGTCCTCACCCCGCGCAGCTTCGCGGAGCTCGACGGCACCGTGTACGTGCTCGAGTACCAGACCTTCACCACGCAGGACGTCCCCATCCGGCTGCACGCGAGCACGGACCGGGGCCGGACCTGGCAGGTGCGGCAGACCTTCTCCGGGCACCGCCACGGGCATGGGCTGGCGGTGGACCCGGCCCGCCACGCCCTGTGGGCCTTCTTTGGAGATACCACCGTCCAGTCGGGCACGTTCCGCTCGACGGATGGGGGCCGCACGTGGAAGAGCATCGCCAAGGGAGCCCCGGGGCGTATCGTCGACGCGACGGTGCTGGAGGACGGCAGCCTGCTGTACGCGCAGGACACCC
It encodes the following:
- a CDS encoding threonine ammonia-lyase: MSTEFHPPAFSAIQAARTRIAPFIRHTPLEPSRALSERIGARAFLKLECLQVTGSFKPRISFNKLLAVGEERRARGVVASSAGGHGIGLSHAARVLGAPAELFLPHGADVRKVEVIRQNGARLHFFDTVAQAREAARAHAREHAQLFVSAYNDPDIIAGGGTVGLELVEDLPEVDLVVVGVGGGGLMAGMGLVLEHQAPNARIWGVQPEASPVMATWLERGQPVAVETRPNIADGLGAHPEPDTLTFPLLQRLADRMVLVSEADIRDAMGWLLEEHQLVVEPSGAAPVAALLRYPPTGFRNVVVVLTGRNISRQRYLQLLGERHA
- a CDS encoding LysR family transcriptional regulator, with protein sequence MNWDDLRYLLALSEHGSLSAAGRHLRVDQATVGRRLAALQRAVGIPLVERSSQGMRLTAAGEQAVLTARRIEDTTAALARQLAEAEPRVAGTVRVTAPDTVASQLLAPNLALLRERHPELQVELLASSRAVNLARQEADVAVRLFRPLEPTLAVRRLGTLAFALYASPDYVRRRGRPRLDALREHVLVTDDASVPGTAEKQWLEEVGQGASVALRSNTRYALLTAARAGVGLALLPCYLGDTEPGLLRVCPPEKVPPREAWLVVHQDLQRVPRVRAVIDFLGEVFTREVPRLRGDKPAVGTRRKRR
- a CDS encoding sialidase family protein codes for the protein MLLGCLLFTTSLFAAQPLAPIGDSQALTSPAQRHVVRLAPPEGSAVWLVALQQQGQQGRGLGLFRSDDEGQTWSYLGPLQNDPTHRDTADLLAVGSDVALVYSYEGSTFSGSSRHDVSFQWWRYQASTRTWTPSAAVRVFDSPNSSTGYSRAELTRDSQGRLWVQAFRLEADGSNTAVLAVSTDGGRTFQPQQPLVTLPRRGGGRILHLGDRLLFLYGQQGTGPAWFRVRKDSAPLDSWEPQQQAFPEGIYQGFSLSAVSPGGGRMHLVYKSSGERLFYRAFNGTAFDPPITLESSGDWALQPAVTLVGDELVVFANPPITLNTHHTLSARVLTGGSVNPPQVLERSIRFRGYLAAPERLPASVTRVPCFSAETADPNSAGMASVTFFERGEARPRLEVVHTNTTHRFLTLAPSGAAYALQLNDSSNRLYMSTDGARTWSFKGQLPQGGSFRFMAALSDGTLLAHSSRDGRNYIARSGDGGATWSEVLLLGDYRVLTPRSFAELDGTVYVLEYQTFTTQDVPIRLHASTDRGRTWQVRQTFSGHRHGHGLAVDPARHALWAFFGDTTVQSGTFRSTDGGRTWKSIAKGAPGRIVDATVLEDGSLLYAQDTLYLPPRPYIAQLSPDGTYVELGLLPGPSYSAFAASAGGFVVGSAREPGGDVYPPGEESAHVFASVNMFDWEKLLSYRRLDPTVTARADVYYELPSGLLILQLQNVQGFGPGGFGYQLLRLTRR